CtaccaccaaaaaaagGACAGGTAAAAAATATCCAATATCAAAATTTAGAGGAAAAGGTGCAGGTACTGATGGTGCATGGTGTTGGAAGGCTAGTTATACTCTTTGCCATTGTGATCTGAAGGCACACTTTTAGAATAAGGGGCGGTAGACTAGCAGAGTGACAAGTATTTGTGTGCCCGTCTACTCCAAGGCTTATTAGGCATGAAAGTTAGTGTGgacttctccttcaatgACTGTTGCAAACAGTGCCAAGTCTCAAAAGATGTTTTTGATGTGTTGTCCCGCGACACCGATCAGTTAGTATACTCAAAAGTTTGGGTACCACAGTATACAAGGCAGAATCTGGATTTTGTCTTGCACTGCACCTGCGACAGTCAGCTACCTTTGAATACCATACGGATTCCCGCACGTCTCTTCGGTATAAGCGTGGGTGAATTTACCAGTGATTATGCCCTTATGGAAAGGGTGAACTCAAGACCACCCAGTTTGACTCAAATCTTTCTACTGATCAGAGATCAATTGTACGACAAGTTGTTGCAACTACCTACAGAGCATGATATCATGGAATTTTTCTCTAAGAAGTATGGAGTTGTAGAATTGGGAACCGTGGTGCATGAAAACGAAATTTTGGACCCCCAATGGTGTCAGATATTAAGCTGCAACCCATACAAGCAAGGTGTGGTCAACTTCGATTCCACCAAAATCACACTGATCAGGGATGACGAACATTTGCTAATGGACGTTTCCTCAACAACTCAAATACCTATCGAGAATGCGGATTACGGGAAACTGCCTTTTGAGAGTCTCAGAGAAAAAGTAAGCAGAGAGATGCTTGTACCAGAACCGTGCAATTCTGATGACGATTCATTGTACGTGTTTGCTACTATGGACACTCTGGTGAGCCTCAATGTAATAAGCGGCTCCCTTGTACGATTAAAGAGCGAACAAAActcatcttcttccatTGCCAAAATGTTTGTTTTCTTAAGTCCGAATCAATATGAAAGCGGTAAAGTATACCTGACACCCAGGTTAATGTACCAGTTTCATGAATCATCTTCTATATCGATTTGGCCGTACCACAACCTCGATGTGAAACAAATACCCATTGCCAAATCTGTATCTCTTGCCCGGATAGGAAGTTGGCATCAGTCACAGAAAGTTTTCCAGAATATCATATTGCATAgtttgaaacaaaatttcatggacaagagaagaattttgaaagtcggAGATAAAATCCCTGTTGTATTCGACTCTTCGTTGTTACCTTTTTTCGAAAACGGAGGGGATGGTCCCGCCTGGCATAACGAGTTAATTGAAGCGGATAACTTGGTCTGGTTTAAAGTCGAAGAGGTCGACTTTAACAATGATGAAAACTCAACAATAAACAAGGACGCAATTTTCTTGGTGGACCCTACGGAACAAACAAAACTGGTCACAGTAAACGTAGTCAATGAAAGACCGTTGCCCTTGAATAAGTGCGATTTTCTCTCCTTCTACAGATTAGACTCAGTGTTCCAATTTGACTATGACATCTTCCCATATGCCAAAAAACTCACCAATATCGTGGAATCTAGTCTAAAACGTGAACAGAGTAGATTGAATATGGACACATCAATATTACTTCACTCGTCAAATAATGGAACAGGTAAAAATACTCTTCTTAGATCTGTGTCGCTGAGTCTTGGAATCCACTTTTTCGAAACAGATTGTCGATCATTGGCCACTAACCTAACTTCAGTGGACTCTACAGCAAAGATTTTAGGTTTTATAAAGGCACGAATCGGAAATCCTTTGTCTCATGCGACACCAGCTATTGTGTATATATCACATCTGGAGCACTTGTTCACACAATCTGATCCAAACCAGGACCCAGTCGCAGCGAAACTATCAAGATCATTTGAAGCAGAGTTTGTCAATCTGGCTCAGCATTTTATGCATGACTTTCACAACGTAGTTTTTATTGCTTCTACAAACGATATAAGCACGGTCCCGTCTCGGATACGATCACGATTCcaatttgaaattgaagttcCTACACCCACAGAACCGCAGCGCCGTGATATTTTTAGATGGTATCTATCACAAGACCAATTGAATAAAGGAGAGCACAACTCTTTCCATTTTACGGCAGCAAAGGATGTTGACTATTTGAAACTGGCCTTGCATTCAGCTGGGTTGAAACCGCTAAATATTAAATCAATAGTTCAAACAGCAAAGGCTGAAAGCTATAGACATTATCAATCCAACACAGAAGACTTAATTTGGCAAATGAATTGCTGTGTTGTGACAATGGAAGCTTTACAGGTGGCAATTAACAAGGCAAGAGATGAGTTTTCTGAATCGATTGGTGCGCCAAAAATACCAAATGTTACATGGGCCGATATTGGAGGTATTGACGTTGTCAAGGGTGAAATAATGGACACCATCGATCTACCTTTAAAGCATCCCGAGTTGTTCCGTTCTGGgatgaaaaagagaagcgGCATTCTGTTTTATGGACCACCTGGCACAGGGAAAACGCTTATGGCCAAAGCGATCGCCACTAATTTCTCTCTGAATTTCTTCAGTGTCAAGGGGCCTGAATTGTTGAATATGTACATTGGTGAATCAGAAGCCAATGTACGTAAAGTATTCCAGAAAGCAAGAGAAGCCAAACCATGTAtcatattttttgatgAGATTGACTCCGTGGCCCCGAAAAGGGGTAATCAGGGAGATTCTGGCGGTGTCATGGATCGTATTGTCTCTCAGCTGTTGGCCGAATTGGACGGTATGGGAGAGGACGGGGACGGTGTGTTTGTAGTGGGCGCCACCAACAGACCTGATCTGCTTGATGAGGCCCTTCTGAGACCAGGCAGATTTGACAAACTGCTTTACCTCGGAATTCCGGATACCGATGAAAAGCAATTGAATATATTGAAGGCATTAACACGGAAATTCGATTTGGCTGAAGACGTCGATTTGCTGGAACTAGCCCAAAGGTGTCCCTTCAACTACACGGGTGCGGATTTCTATGCACTCTGCTCAGATTCAATTCTCAATGCCATGACGAGAGTCGCTGGTGATGTAGACCGCAAAGTGGAAGCATACAACGAGCAAAACGATGCGCACGTCTCGGTGAACAAGTGGTTCGACAGTGTAGCAAAAGAGGAGGATACGGCTGTGCAGGTACAGATGTCCGATTTTGTGAAAGCTTTGCAAGAGACGAAACCCAGTGTATCTAAGGAAGAGCTTGCCCATTACTTACAGGTAAAGAAGACTTTCGAGGGTTGATTGTGGGAGGGGTGGAGCCTTGGCGGAATACACTGCATGGAGTGTGCTGTGCGTCGCTCAAGTCGTTACGTCTTGGTTTGCTCCACTCTTCGGGTAATCACTGTCCGAAGTACCAGAACCATTagttgaaaccaaaaaaaaatgtcaTTATTAATGGAGAAGTATCGCTAGCTCCTATTTACTGACGTCGTCTCTGTTGGGTTGTTTGGTGAGTGATACCAACAACTGAAGCGTGTACTATGGCAGTTAAAGGTCTAGGTAAGATTGATCAAGCGTACGATGGGTCCAATCTGAGAATTGGTATCATCCACGCCCGTTGGAACAGTGTTATTATTGATGCCCTAGTTGCTGGTGCCATTAAGAGAATGCAGTCTCTTGGTgtgaaggaggagaatATCATTGTTGAGACTGTCCCTGGCTCATACGAGCTGCCATGGGGAACCAAGAGGTTTGTTGATAGACAAAAAAAGGCAGGCGAACCATTGGATGCCGTTATTCCAATCGGTGTTTTGATCAAGGGTAGTACCATGCACTTTGAGTACATCTCTGAGTCCACGACCCATGCTTTGATGCAATTGCAAGACAAGGTGAACATGCCTGTGATCTTTGGTCTATTGACTTGTTTGACGGAAGAGCAAGCGCTTGCGAGAGCAGGGATTGACGAAGCCAAGAGCATGCACAACCACGGTGAAGATTGGGGTGCTGCTGCCGTTGAAATGAGCGTCAAATACGGCCCACATTGCGATTTCTAGATCGGTGGAAAGGGTCGGTATGCACAGTAGATTGTTATGTGCGACACGTATATACAAATgcagatatatatatatgaaaAAAGAATGCATCTGGACTTTCATTCAGAATTCAAATGAGTATGAAGTTCCCGTCCTTTgatttccttttccttgCCTGTCTTTGGGCGTCTCTCCGTTTGCTCTTCATCTCCCTCATCCAACCACCTCTGTTCTCCCAAAATTGTTCGTCCCACGAAGACAGTACATCTTCTGTGGTGCCCTGGCCGCATATGTGACTCAATTGTGTCTGACCAACCAAGAACGGCGAATCAAAATGCGGAAAGAACAAACGGTTTTCGTTCTTTTGTCTCTTTGGTTCAGGTTCGTCTTGGATATTATCCACTTCGGCTTCAGATTCTACAGTTTCCGCAATGTCCTTTGTTTCGTCGATATCGTCATTGTCTACCAACAGTTTGAAACCAGAGGCCGGTTGTTGGCGCTCTGGATTGAACAGAGATCTCAACGTCTCTGTGTTGTTCACATTTGTCCTCTCAGTTTGACCAAAAGTTGGAACGAAATCGTCCTGCTCCTCTTCGTCCATTTGTTCTGCGGGTCTCTCATCTACCGTTACATCTTCTCCTGCGTTTTCGCTAGGTTCCTCTTCCGCATAGTTTTCGTCCTCGTGGTCAGATATACCAAATACTTCTGCCTCATCGGAGTCGATTACGGCCATTGGTTTATCGAGATCGAACCCTTGTAACAGTTCATTCAAGACGCCGTTGtttttctccttttcttgCTCTGTCAGCAGTTCGTTGATATCGTCTCCCTCATCTTTCGGGGTGTTCTCAGTGGCATCCGTTTGCGATACAGTCAATGTGTTACTGTTTGCATCCATGAACCGAACAGAGCGTTTGCTCCTGGTATAATTTAGCCTATCTACGATGTGGTTGTACCCGTTCCACCACTTCCCGCCGCTGAAATTGGCAACAAGGTCTCTGAGTTCTCTGTTCCTTTCGTACCCCCACAGTTTCGTCTTGTAGCACTTGTACACTTTAAGAGAGCCGTTGACGTTCACCCTAAACGTCACATTCCGCAACTGGGCCCTCTGCCTTGGGGTCTGCCTCATTCTGCCCGAGATGGTATTCTTCCGTTCATCCCAGGTCATGTTGATGTTCTCAAGTTTTTTATAGTACCTCCACGAGTGTTCAAGAGccctcttctccaaaagCTCGTTTTCCTCTTGCTCAATGGGCTGGCGAAGTTTCCAGGCTTCCTGCCAGTCCGGCTTCGCGACGTCAACTTTCAACAGGTTCCCCTTGAACTTGACGTTATTGAAGCTCGACCGCAGTTTGTGCAGCTTCTCCACGCTTTCAAACGACATGTTCAAGAAGGCAAACGTCGCATGTTTCTCGAACCCTGCACCACGCACCTCGCCGAAACGGGAAAACCTAACGAGCAGCTCACCCAAACAACTCTCAAAATCGTTGTGTATGTTCCCAACAAATATCCTGCTCTCCATGGTGTGCTTCAAACTGCTCTGCGGGCCGACCAAACGGACCAAACCGACCTGACACGACACCTTTCACAGGCagagctcatcgcaaattttccaacttcgagtgaaaaatattcgTCACCCGGACACCACATTTTTCACTCTCTTATTTCGAGAAGTTCTGCAATTTGAGTCGGAAGAGCAGTTGAAGTTGCGCCTGGGAAGTTGCTTCGAGACGGAGCTGGCGGTGCTGTCTATTCAACTGAGCGCGAGGGCAGGTACATTATGGAAGGTGACAGTGCTTTTGCGGGGAACACCGCTGTTTCCGCGACGAACGAGTACCCCAGCGTGGCATGGCCGACGGTGCTCGATATTCCATTGAAGGCCTCTGAAGAATTGGTCAGTATAGATCTGGAGACGGATCTGCCGGATGACCCTGCGGATTTGCGAACTTTGCTTGTTGAAGAGAGCTCTGACAAGGAGCACTGGCTGACGATTGCCATTGCGTACTGCAACCAGGGGAAGATCCAGGACGGGATTGCCCTGATTCGCATGGCGTTGGAGGTTTTCCACGGCGCGGAGAGGGCGTCGCTACACACGCTTCTGAGCTGGGCGCATCTTACCTTGGCGAAGAAGGACACGACGGACCCACATTTGAGGGAACAATGCCTTGTAAACGCGGAGAACGACTTGAAGGACGCCA
The sequence above is a segment of the Huiozyma naganishii CBS 8797 chromosome 11, complete genome genome. Coding sequences within it:
- the PEX6 gene encoding AAA family ATPase peroxin 6 (similar to Saccharomyces cerevisiae PEX6 (YNL329C); ancestral locus Anc_3.9): MKVSVDFSFNDCCKQCQVSKDVFDVLSRDTDQLVYSKVWVPQYTRQNLDFVLHCTCDSQLPLNTIRIPARLFGISVGEFTSDYALMERVNSRPPSLTQIFLLIRDQLYDKLLQLPTEHDIMEFFSKKYGVVELGTVVHENEILDPQWCQILSCNPYKQGVVNFDSTKITLIRDDEHLLMDVSSTTQIPIENADYGKLPFESLREKVSREMLVPEPCNSDDDSLYVFATMDTLVSLNVISGSLVRLKSEQNSSSSIAKMFVFLSPNQYESGKVYLTPRLMYQFHESSSISIWPYHNLDVKQIPIAKSVSLARIGSWHQSQKVFQNIILHSLKQNFMDKRRILKVGDKIPVVFDSSLLPFFENGGDGPAWHNELIEADNLVWFKVEEVDFNNDENSTINKDAIFLVDPTEQTKLVTVNVVNERPLPLNKCDFLSFYRLDSVFQFDYDIFPYAKKLTNIVESSLKREQSRLNMDTSILLHSSNNGTGKNTLLRSVSLSLGIHFFETDCRSLATNLTSVDSTAKILGFIKARIGNPLSHATPAIVYISHLEHLFTQSDPNQDPVAAKLSRSFEAEFVNLAQHFMHDFHNVVFIASTNDISTVPSRIRSRFQFEIEVPTPTEPQRRDIFRWYLSQDQLNKGEHNSFHFTAAKDVDYLKLALHSAGLKPLNIKSIVQTAKAESYRHYQSNTEDLIWQMNCCVVTMEALQVAINKARDEFSESIGAPKIPNVTWADIGGIDVVKGEIMDTIDLPLKHPELFRSGMKKRSGILFYGPPGTGKTLMAKAIATNFSLNFFSVKGPELLNMYIGESEANVRKVFQKAREAKPCIIFFDEIDSVAPKRGNQGDSGGVMDRIVSQLLAELDGMGEDGDGVFVVGATNRPDLLDEALLRPGRFDKLLYLGIPDTDEKQLNILKALTRKFDLAEDVDLLELAQRCPFNYTGADFYALCSDSILNAMTRVAGDVDRKVEAYNEQNDAHVSVNKWFDSVAKEEDTAVQVQMSDFVKALQETKPSVSKEELAHYLQVKKTFEG
- the RIB4 gene encoding lumazine synthase RIB4 (similar to Saccharomyces cerevisiae RIB4 (YOL143C); ancestral locus Anc_3.7), with the protein product MAVKGLGKIDQAYDGSNLRIGIIHARWNSVIIDALVAGAIKRMQSLGVKEENIIVETVPGSYELPWGTKRFVDRQKKAGEPLDAVIPIGVLIKGSTMHFEYISESTTHALMQLQDKVNMPVIFGLLTCLTEEQALARAGIDEAKSMHNHGEDWGAAAVEMSVKYGPHCDF
- the NOP8 gene encoding Nop8p (similar to Saccharomyces cerevisiae NOP8 (YOL144W); ancestral locus Anc_3.6), which encodes MESRIFVGNIHNDFESCLGELLVRFSRFGEVRGAGFEKHATFAFLNMSFESVEKLHKLRSSFNNVKFKGNLLKVDVAKPDWQEAWKLRQPIEQEENELLEKRALEHSWRYYKKLENINMTWDERKNTISGRMRQTPRQRAQLRNVTFRVNVNGSLKVYKCYKTKLWGYERNRELRDLVANFSGGKWWNGYNHIVDRLNYTRSKRSVRFMDANSNTLTVSQTDATENTPKDEGDDINELLTEQEKEKNNGVLNELLQGFDLDKPMAVIDSDEAEVFGISDHEDENYAEEEPSENAGEDVTVDERPAEQMDEEEQDDFVPTFGQTERTNVNNTETLRSLFNPERQQPASGFKLLVDNDDIDETKDIAETVESEAEVDNIQDEPEPKRQKNENRLFFPHFDSPFLVGQTQLSHICGQGTTEDVLSSWDEQFWENRGGWMREMKSKRRDAQRQARKRKSKDGNFILI